ATTCATCTTCTTTCAATAGGTTTTATTGTGTAGCTAAATTACATTTGAATTTATAGATTAACGAGATTCGTGCCAAATTAGGTTCACTTTAACAAGTTTTAACTGCTATAGCCTTTAATGCATTAAAAATTTAAATAAGTGGCCATTTTAGCAACAATTATTGCATGAATTACCTGTTTTATTAAAATGTATGCTTATTTGTCAGTGCATAAATTGTCACCTGCAATATTATAGCAATTTGTGAATATGGTGATAACTCCCGTATAATTCCATAAAATTAGCGCGTTATTTTGCACTAATTCAGTTCAGCAGATGTTGTATTTACAATAGTGCAGGCAAATACTCACGCAAAGGCAGTTTATTTAATGATTACCGCAACGTTTTTGTTCGGTATTATGAATGTGCTGGTTAAATATCTCGGTCGCATTCCTTCTTATGAATTAGTTTTGTTTCGCTCGCTTGTAATGCTTATTGCATCAGGGTTTATGCTCTATCGCAGTAATATATATCCCTTCGGAAGAAGTCACCGCTGGGTTATGATTGGTCGCGGAGTAGCCGGTTCGGTTTCACTCATGATTTTTTTCTTCAGTATTCAGCATCTTCCGCTTGCTACTGCAGTTACCATCGCCTATCTGTCACCAATTTTCACCATTATTTTCGCCACCTTTTTGTTGAGAGAAAATATGAACTGGCGACAATGGTTGTTTTTTGGCATTTCATTTATAGGTATTCTGTTTATTAACGGGTTTGAAAAAAATAATCATACAACATTATTACTTGTCGGAATTATTGGTGCTGCCTTTTCCGGTTTAGCCTATAATGCATTACGTAAAACTGCAAATCATGTTCCTGCTTTGGTGATGGTATTTTATCTGCCCTTGTGCACAATCCCATTAGTATTACCTTTTTGTCTGCACAACTGGGTTATGCCTGAAGGAAAAGAATGGTTGCTCATTATTACGATGGGCCTTGTAACCCAGTTTGCTCAAATTTATATGACCAAAGCTTATCAGTTAGAAAAGGCAGGAACTATTGCAAATTATGCCTACTTGGGCGTTGTTTTTGCGCTGGGTTTCGGGTATATCTTTTTTGGGGAACGATTCAATCTTATCGCCATAAACGGCATGCTGATTGTAATTCTGGGGATAATCCTCAACTTCTTTTATGTAAATCGCGTAACCTCTGCAAAACGGTTCAGGGCTTATTTCCGCGACTTCCCGGGTTGGTAATCAATATTCGAAATGTCCGTGTTCGGTAATAACTGAAATTTTTGGTGCATCAGCATTTTCAATGCGACCTATGATTTGTGCATCAATGTTATAACTTTTTGCGATGGCTATAATCGCTTCCGCAGCAACTGCATCTGTGTAAATTTCCAAACGACAACCCATGTTAAACACTTTGTACATCT
This sequence is a window from Bacteroidota bacterium. Protein-coding genes within it:
- a CDS encoding DMT family transporter, with the protein product MQANTHAKAVYLMITATFLFGIMNVLVKYLGRIPSYELVLFRSLVMLIASGFMLYRSNIYPFGRSHRWVMIGRGVAGSVSLMIFFFSIQHLPLATAVTIAYLSPIFTIIFATFLLRENMNWRQWLFFGISFIGILFINGFEKNNHTTLLLVGIIGAAFSGLAYNALRKTANHVPALVMVFYLPLCTIPLVLPFCLHNWVMPEGKEWLLIITMGLVTQFAQIYMTKAYQLEKAGTIANYAYLGVVFALGFGYIFFGERFNLIAINGMLIVILGIILNFFYVNRVTSAKRFRAYFRDFPGW